The following proteins are co-located in the Macadamia integrifolia cultivar HAES 741 chromosome 3, SCU_Mint_v3, whole genome shotgun sequence genome:
- the LOC122074713 gene encoding uncharacterized protein LOC122074713 codes for MAKKRKSDATRLDEVDRTMYTTFCSAANSLSQLYTQAMNQQKVVFQAGERHSLDKLYQWILRQQEEGSRVPTTDILAYLQNELDYSGEEPPMSPRLHFQNQHSQPTTHFMNSGIQVSSGSFGAAAVAQGPRSGHSDNQAKNSVFSNALSSPVCRSLQHCHLAQGGYYSNNMIPTGNGARNGETNFPHQQNRDTNSPCSNDSSMDMHAESPGHESSY; via the exons ATGGCGAAGAAGAGGAAGTCTGATGCGACTCGCCTGGACGAGGTCGATCGAACGATGTACACCACTTTCTGCAGTGCTGCCAATTCGCTTTCGCAGCTTTATACCCAGGCTATGAATCAGCAAAAGGTCGTCTTCCAGGCCGGAGAACGTCATTCCCTG GATAAACTTTACCAATGGATCTTGAGACAACAGGAGGAAGGATCGAGAGTGCCGACAACTGATATACTAGCTTACCTCCAG AATGAACTTGACTATAGTGGAGAGGAGCCCCCAATGTCTCCTAGACTGCACTTCCAAAATCAACATTCCCAGCCTACAACACACTTCATGAATTCAGGCATCCAAGTTTCTTCTGGATCTTTTGGCGCAGCCGCTGTTGCACAGGGTCCACGGTCTGGGCATTCTGATAATCAAGCCAAGAATTCAGTATTCTCAAATGCTCTTTCAAGCCCTGTTTGCCGTAGCCTTCAGCATTGTCATTTGGCTCAAGGAGGCTACTATTCAAACAATATGATTCCTACTGGAAATGGAGCCCGGAATGGTGAAACTAACTTTCCTCATCAACAAAACAGAGATACCAACTCGCCCTGCTCAAATGATTCATCCATGGATATGCATGCGGAGAGTCCTGGTCATGAATCTTCTTACTAA